CGGTTGCCCGGACTGCTTTCCAGAGTTGCCTAACCGCGGCGGTACATGGGCCTGAGAGATTCCTGGGGAGGATTTGCTCCTACGGCGCCTGACTGGATGTACCGGCAGGGCTCTCCCGCCGCAGATCAAAAGCGTTGCATCACGTGAGTGACACGCTTCACACCATAGCGGATTGGCTTGGAGTTCTGCAAGAAAGGTTCGGCTATTGCCGTGGTGCGCGTTCGCCACCCTGACACGCCCCTGACACCGGCAAGAAACCCTGGAGTGGTAGTTTGTTCTCTGCTGGAGGCAGACACTGCACCTATTCGGAGGACCATCCATGTTCAAGGGTTTCAAGGACTTCATACTTCGCGGCAACGTGATCGAGCTGGCCATTGCCGTCGTCATCGGCAGTGCGTTCACCGCACTCGTCAGTGCCTTCACCAACAACATCATCAACCCCGTCATCGCCGCCGCCGGTGGCATGAACGCTGACGGGCTCGGATTCAAGATCTGGGAAAACAACCCCGCGACGCTGGTCAACATCGGCGCCGTGCTGACCGCGCTGGTGACCTTCGTGATCACCGCAGCCGTGGTCTATTTCATCTTCGTGGCGCCCATGAACAAGATCAACTCCCTGGTCAAGGACCGTCTTTCCACGGAGGAACCCGAGGAAGAGCCGCTGCCGGCGGATACCGCTCTCTTGGCTGAAATCCGCGACCTGCTGAAGGATGCCGCTGCCGCCCGCAACGCCGGCCAGGCTTCCGTGCTGGACGGCGACCTCGATTCCGACCGCACGCGCTAGGCCCCTCTTCGCCAGGACCGCACGCTCGCCGCGAGCGTTCCTTCCCATCGCTTGGCCCGAGCCCGGTGTCCTCTCCGCGAGGACGCCGGGTTCTTGCGTTCATCAGCCCTTCCCCAGAACGTGACGCGACAGCAACGGGTACGAAACAGCAGCAGGGCAGCATGAAACCATGAAGCCCAACCCGAGCACTCCGGTTACTGCGGATCTTCTCTGCGATGTCTGCGGTCAGCTGCCCGAACCACCTAAGGCCAGGCTCACCCTGGCCAACATCGCCGTCATGCTTCCTATCGAACTGCTGGTTCACGCTGCCGTGGTGGAAACCCACCTCCCGTACGTGGCCAAAGTCCTGCTCCTGGCCGTCACGGCCACGGTGCTGGTCATCTGGGTGGCTGAGCCATCTGCCGCGAAGGTCCTGCGCCGCTGGCTGCACGCCACCGCACTGCGGCAGCGACGCCAATTGCACCTTGCCCCGGCACTTTGGCGGGCACGGACTCTGCTCCGGGACCAGCCGGGGTCATTGCAAAGAATCACCGAGTCGCTGGCCAGGATGGAGACGAATATCCTCAGCCTCCACGTCCACCCGATGTCTGGAACCGGCGTTGCGGAAACAGTTATGGATGAGTTC
This Paenarthrobacter sp. GOM3 DNA region includes the following protein-coding sequences:
- the mscL gene encoding large conductance mechanosensitive channel protein MscL; protein product: MFKGFKDFILRGNVIELAIAVVIGSAFTALVSAFTNNIINPVIAAAGGMNADGLGFKIWENNPATLVNIGAVLTALVTFVITAAVVYFIFVAPMNKINSLVKDRLSTEEPEEEPLPADTALLAEIRDLLKDAAAARNAGQASVLDGDLDSDRTR
- a CDS encoding amino acid-binding protein gives rise to the protein MKPNPSTPVTADLLCDVCGQLPEPPKARLTLANIAVMLPIELLVHAAVVETHLPYVAKVLLLAVTATVLVIWVAEPSAAKVLRRWLHATALRQRRQLHLAPALWRARTLLRDQPGSLQRITESLARMETNILSLHVHPMSGTGVAETVMDEFVLSAPGHVTEQQLQKALLDGGGRESHVWPTTALAMADGQTKALSLAARVAGNPQELPMAVAELLSAKVVPNDPEHPAPHAGARVVPSPDILKIPTAWHGPLVFSRPGEPFTPAESARAHRLAELAEILAYRPVATESSRG